In Chitinophaga nivalis, a single genomic region encodes these proteins:
- a CDS encoding SMI1/KNR4 family protein codes for MEYQDYINFFSANRSKEDLLMDLDTILRNDFKLIINDEFYFSFIEDINNCGFFFNQSLQFYSFSEERDFRNISVVNENFSKEYGELFKGLVAFGQDVFGNQFAFHTEKGGVVSFDIETAVQTIVAESFEEWLIKLNDDLNYIAGISYVDEWKEHNDLSWNQRIIGKMPFVLGGAYGLENFNASTFPNYIACNAHLAKQVYNLKDGEKIKLVIREDG; via the coding sequence ATGGAATACCAGGATTACATTAATTTTTTCAGCGCCAATAGGTCAAAAGAAGACCTGCTGATGGATTTGGACACTATATTGAGAAATGATTTTAAATTAATCATAAACGATGAATTTTACTTTTCATTTATAGAAGATATCAATAATTGTGGTTTTTTCTTCAACCAATCCTTGCAGTTTTATTCCTTTTCGGAGGAGAGAGATTTTAGAAATATATCTGTCGTAAATGAAAATTTTAGCAAAGAGTATGGAGAGTTGTTTAAGGGGCTTGTAGCGTTTGGACAGGATGTTTTTGGGAATCAATTTGCATTTCATACAGAGAAAGGTGGTGTAGTATCCTTTGACATAGAAACGGCTGTGCAGACAATTGTGGCAGAATCATTTGAAGAATGGCTGATTAAATTGAATGATGATTTGAATTACATTGCTGGTATTAGTTATGTAGATGAGTGGAAAGAGCATAATGATTTATCCTGGAATCAGAGAATAATAGGAAAAATGCCGTTTGTGCTTGGTGGAGCATATGGCTTAGAGAATTTTAATGCGAGCACCTTCCCTAATTATATTGCTTGTAATGCTCATTTGGCCAAGCAGGTTTATAATCTTAAAGATGGAGAAAAAATTAAGCTGGTGATTAGGGAAGATGGATGA
- a CDS encoding tetratricopeptide repeat protein, which yields MRNVKFIFATCVILACNSKNHPPSLADKNTILSLKQTADILYDQNEYETAAKYLDTLIAIDSLNGEYYFKRGYCNAMLFKYYLSTNDYNKAASLNYRKSSAYFNMGLNYSLVNDSIAILYFEKCYETDSTQIKAKEKIRELKEKLTPSERQQYDIMADSVLFRSI from the coding sequence ATGAGAAACGTAAAATTTATTTTTGCAACGTGTGTAATTTTAGCTTGCAATAGTAAAAATCACCCACCTTCTTTAGCAGATAAAAATACTATCCTGTCATTAAAACAAACTGCTGATATCTTATATGATCAGAACGAGTATGAGACTGCTGCTAAGTATCTGGATACTTTGATAGCAATTGATTCTTTAAATGGTGAGTATTATTTTAAACGTGGGTATTGTAATGCAATGCTTTTTAAATATTATCTATCTACGAATGATTATAATAAGGCTGCATCTTTAAATTATAGAAAATCGAGTGCTTATTTTAATATGGGATTAAATTACTCATTGGTAAACGATTCGATAGCCATACTGTATTTTGAAAAATGTTATGAAACCGATTCTACGCAAATAAAAGCCAAAGAAAAGATTAGAGAACTAAAGGAGAAACTGACTCCCTCAGAGCGTCAACAGTATGATATTATGGCGGATTCTGTGTTATTCAGATCTATATGA
- a CDS encoding DUF6443 domain-containing protein, translating into MFGKYTYTGCLTAISLLLSSLLQAQNKPTPGNGVSAVAAPVPGAYSNTTINYIRIWEPAMPTTDSAAVVNASRPVREVRQSTQYFDGLGRPLQTVAKGMSNTGKDVVAPVVYDAMGREQYKYLPYVPKTGNVSDGKFKTDPFTGQQAFYADPVLNPGAKNEAVYYSQTDFEASPLNRVLNTYAPGNSWAKTGGNHPVKQGYEVNTATDSVRIWNMQGNTPVTNAIYSTGALFKNITTDENGNQVVVYKDKDDLVMLKKVQLATTPGTAHMGWLCTYYVYDDLNNVRFVIPPLATEKITSTWNVASVAAELCFQYQYDGKNRMIVKKVPGADSTEMVYDVRDRLVFVRDGKLRAGNQWLVTFYDAINRPVETALYNSNTNRATLQTNMNAALTDGTTAYTFPGIKDLFVDKHDRNSYVATNSVTLEDGFDSGSGVNVDVFIDSTLTGETATVTVSNPLPGIPASALVPLTYTFYDHYNYAGVLAAALGDTSKPQVEGSAFAVPYGKALTQAKGLVTGTKVRILDTNQWLTTTTYYNDKIRVLQTISDNAAGGKETITYLYDFNGKVLSTYQRHSNPFSTATAKTTLLTKLTYDDAGRLKTIKKRVNDTTDLERTIATNDYDELGQLKTKLLGINKNNPPLEQLSYEYNIRGWLRSVNKDYLNNGGSGSHFGQELNYDNGFSNKSYNGNISGIRWKGWNDPLQRAYGYNYDLTSRLTEAYFSQQNSGSTQWEQNKMDFSVPWINYDANGNITKMAQKGMEGTNRVPLDQMAYTYLPNSNKLAAVYDTSGVSTALGDFKNGKNTGNDYDYDVNGNLVKDLNKSISAITYNHLNLPVLITMDNKGTIAYQYDAAGNKVKKTVTDRTGSAVKTTTTSYINGFVYQNDTLQFFGHEEGRVRLAYKTGQAPTYVYDYFVKDHLGNTRLVLTEQRDFSMYAATMETPAAAKEAQLFSNIDDTRAPKPVGYPAEDTAQNESVAQLAAKNGGKKIGPSIVLRVMAGDSIQIGAKAFYKSTGPQDKNASELPAENMLAALVQAFGGTAPEAGAHDVATAGNQTPFNTNFYNKDYQRLKDKEPNRQNPDRPKAYLNFVLFDDQFNLVEENSGVKQVKAEPDQLQTLAVDQMPIKKSGFLYVYTSNETPQEVFFDNVVLGVVSGPVLEETHYYPFGLTMAGISSNALKGANYPENRKKYNGNELQTKEFGDGSGLEWFDFNARTYDQQLGRFMQLDPLVEKGEQESLSPYHFAKNNPISNNDPDGKIWTNIIGALVGGAVEYGTQVATNLVVGKSWSDALTNVDGAAIAISAGAGFLSSGTSAFVPRGIAGKVVKEVVSTSIDVGESVLKQYSENGEVTIHKTIEDVVIGKVAGELTKNIKIHSDGRVAATARQADRAARVAAADPTSVPRALAAKKLAAKSAAQEVTNWSAGKVSSSAVGSIIQGNYKALTTLASGEATPVKTDNTRIYKPLVLSH; encoded by the coding sequence ATGTTTGGAAAATATACCTATACCGGTTGCCTGACGGCAATATCCCTACTCCTGAGTAGTTTGTTGCAGGCGCAGAACAAACCCACTCCCGGAAACGGCGTATCTGCCGTGGCAGCACCCGTACCTGGCGCTTATAGCAATACGACCATTAACTATATCCGTATCTGGGAACCGGCGATGCCCACTACCGATAGCGCCGCAGTGGTGAATGCCAGCCGGCCGGTAAGAGAGGTGCGGCAATCTACCCAATACTTTGATGGCTTGGGCCGGCCTTTGCAAACGGTGGCCAAAGGCATGAGTAATACGGGCAAAGACGTGGTGGCGCCGGTGGTGTATGATGCCATGGGTAGAGAACAATATAAATACCTGCCGTATGTGCCGAAAACGGGTAATGTCAGCGATGGTAAATTCAAAACCGATCCTTTTACAGGGCAGCAGGCATTTTATGCAGATCCGGTACTGAATCCCGGCGCTAAAAATGAAGCCGTTTATTATAGCCAGACAGATTTTGAAGCGTCGCCGCTGAATCGGGTACTGAATACCTATGCACCGGGTAACAGCTGGGCGAAAACCGGTGGCAATCATCCGGTAAAACAAGGATATGAGGTGAATACGGCAACAGATTCCGTGCGGATCTGGAATATGCAGGGCAATACGCCCGTTACCAATGCTATCTATAGTACCGGCGCATTATTTAAAAACATAACGACCGACGAAAACGGCAACCAGGTAGTGGTGTACAAAGACAAAGACGACCTGGTGATGCTGAAAAAAGTACAACTGGCCACTACACCTGGTACGGCACATATGGGTTGGTTGTGTACTTATTATGTGTACGATGATTTAAACAACGTTCGTTTCGTAATCCCGCCGCTGGCCACCGAAAAAATTACCAGCACCTGGAACGTGGCATCGGTAGCGGCTGAACTGTGTTTCCAATACCAATACGATGGGAAGAACCGGATGATCGTCAAAAAAGTACCTGGCGCCGATTCTACGGAGATGGTATACGATGTGCGGGATCGCCTGGTATTTGTGCGGGATGGAAAATTACGTGCCGGCAATCAGTGGCTGGTGACGTTCTACGACGCTATCAACAGACCCGTAGAAACAGCGCTGTATAACAGCAATACCAATCGGGCAACCTTGCAAACCAATATGAATGCAGCCCTCACGGATGGTACGACTGCCTATACTTTCCCAGGTATCAAGGACTTATTTGTAGATAAACATGATCGCAACAGTTATGTAGCCACCAACAGCGTGACGCTGGAAGATGGTTTTGATTCCGGTAGTGGCGTCAATGTGGACGTGTTTATAGATTCCACACTCACCGGTGAAACAGCGACTGTTACGGTGTCCAACCCATTGCCAGGTATTCCGGCATCGGCGCTGGTACCGCTTACATATACTTTCTACGATCATTATAATTATGCAGGCGTACTGGCCGCTGCATTAGGAGATACCAGTAAACCGCAGGTGGAAGGCAGCGCCTTTGCGGTGCCCTATGGCAAAGCCTTGACGCAGGCAAAAGGTCTGGTGACGGGCACCAAAGTGCGCATCCTGGATACCAACCAATGGCTCACTACCACCACTTACTACAACGATAAAATCCGGGTATTACAAACCATCAGCGATAATGCTGCCGGTGGTAAAGAAACCATCACCTACCTGTATGATTTCAATGGTAAGGTATTAAGTACCTATCAGCGGCATAGCAATCCATTCAGTACGGCTACGGCTAAAACCACTTTACTGACCAAGCTGACATACGATGACGCAGGCCGGTTAAAAACCATCAAGAAACGGGTGAATGATACCACTGATCTGGAGCGTACCATCGCCACCAATGATTATGACGAATTAGGACAACTCAAAACAAAGCTACTCGGCATCAACAAAAACAATCCGCCACTGGAACAGTTGTCTTACGAGTATAACATCCGGGGCTGGTTGCGCAGCGTCAATAAAGATTACCTGAATAATGGAGGCAGCGGTTCCCACTTCGGCCAGGAACTGAACTACGACAATGGTTTCAGCAATAAAAGCTACAATGGTAATATCAGCGGTATCCGCTGGAAAGGCTGGAATGATCCCCTGCAACGCGCCTACGGTTATAACTATGACCTTACCAGTCGTTTAACGGAGGCCTATTTCAGTCAGCAGAATAGTGGCAGCACCCAATGGGAGCAGAATAAAATGGATTTCTCCGTACCCTGGATAAACTATGATGCCAATGGTAACATCACCAAAATGGCACAGAAGGGAATGGAGGGTACTAACAGGGTTCCCCTGGATCAAATGGCCTATACCTATCTGCCCAACAGCAATAAGCTGGCAGCGGTATACGACACCAGTGGCGTATCCACTGCACTGGGGGACTTCAAGAACGGCAAGAACACCGGTAATGATTACGACTATGATGTAAACGGTAACCTGGTGAAAGATCTGAACAAATCCATTTCTGCCATCACGTACAACCATCTCAACTTACCGGTACTGATCACCATGGATAACAAAGGCACCATCGCCTATCAATACGATGCTGCCGGCAACAAAGTGAAAAAGACAGTGACCGATAGAACCGGATCAGCGGTGAAAACCACTACGACCAGTTATATCAATGGCTTCGTGTACCAGAACGACACGCTGCAGTTCTTTGGCCACGAAGAAGGCCGGGTACGACTGGCCTATAAAACTGGTCAGGCCCCCACGTATGTATACGACTACTTTGTAAAAGATCACCTGGGCAATACCCGCCTGGTACTCACGGAGCAACGCGACTTTTCTATGTACGCTGCTACCATGGAAACACCGGCAGCTGCCAAAGAAGCCCAGTTGTTCAGCAACATCGACGATACCCGTGCGCCTAAACCGGTAGGCTACCCGGCAGAAGATACGGCACAAAATGAATCCGTTGCCCAACTGGCTGCTAAAAACGGTGGTAAGAAAATCGGCCCTTCCATCGTGCTACGCGTGATGGCCGGCGACTCCATCCAGATTGGCGCTAAAGCCTTCTATAAATCTACCGGTCCGCAAGACAAAAATGCGTCAGAACTGCCTGCAGAAAATATGCTGGCAGCGCTGGTACAAGCATTTGGCGGCACGGCTCCCGAAGCGGGCGCCCACGATGTAGCGACCGCCGGTAATCAAACCCCTTTCAATACCAACTTCTACAACAAAGACTATCAACGTTTAAAAGATAAAGAACCCAACCGCCAAAATCCCGACCGGCCAAAAGCCTATCTTAATTTTGTTTTGTTCGACGACCAGTTTAACTTAGTTGAGGAGAACAGCGGCGTCAAACAGGTGAAAGCGGAACCGGATCAGCTGCAAACATTGGCGGTAGATCAAATGCCCATCAAGAAAAGCGGCTTCCTGTATGTATATACCAGTAACGAAACGCCGCAGGAAGTGTTCTTTGATAATGTGGTGCTAGGCGTAGTGAGTGGTCCCGTGCTGGAGGAAACGCATTATTACCCCTTTGGGTTGACGATGGCGGGGATTAGTTCGAATGCGTTGAAGGGTGCGAATTATCCGGAGAATCGGAAGAAATACAATGGAAATGAGCTGCAGACCAAAGAATTCGGTGATGGAAGTGGATTGGAATGGTTTGATTTTAATGCAAGGACATATGATCAGCAGCTAGGTCGGTTTATGCAATTAGACCCACTTGTAGAGAAAGGAGAACAAGAGTCACTTAGTCCTTATCATTTTGCGAAGAACAATCCAATAAGTAATAATGATCCAGATGGTAAAATATGGACGAATATTATTGGAGCATTAGTAGGAGGGGCAGTGGAGTATGGTACACAGGTGGCTACCAATTTGGTTGTAGGGAAAAGTTGGAGCGATGCTCTTACTAATGTTGATGGAGCTGCAATTGCTATTTCTGCAGGTGCTGGTTTTTTATCATCAGGAACATCAGCTTTTGTCCCTAGAGGAATTGCTGGAAAAGTAGTAAAAGAAGTTGTGTCAACCAGTATCGATGTTGGTGAATCTGTACTAAAGCAATATTCTGAAAATGGCGAAGTTACAATACATAAAACTATTGAAGATGTTGTTATTGGGAAAGTGGCAGGAGAGCTTACAAAGAATATTAAAATACATTCAGATGGCCGTGTGGCCGCAACCGCTCGACAAGCAGATAGAGCTGCTAGAGTAGCCGCCGCGGATCCTACAAGTGTACCAAGAGCCTTGGCTGCAAAAAAACTGGCTGCAAAAAGTGCTGCACAAGAAGTAACGAATTGGTCAGCCGGTAAAGTATCTTCTAGCGCAGTGGGTTCTATTATTCAAGGTAATTATAAAGCACTAACGACCCTCGCAAGTGGGGAGGCCACACCAGTTAAAACAGATAATACACGGATATATAAACCTTTGGTTTTATCACATTGA